TTCTCGCCCTCGATCGTCTGCCCGGCCCTACACCTTCGCCCCTGTGTCTACCACGGTCCTCTCTTCTCCACGCTACCGCGACTACGACTTTGGTCCGGAGCACCCCTTCAGCCCGGTCCGGCTCGAAATGTTGATGGATCTGCTTGAGCACCTCGATGTCGACCTGGACATGGTCGAACCACCGCTGGCATCAACGGACGACATTCTAACGGTTCACGCAGAGAAGTTCGTGCGCCAGGTCGAAGCGGCCAGCGGAGGTACACCCGGTGCCGCCATGTCGCGCTACGGTCTCGGCACGGCGGATGTCCCGATCTTCGACGGAATGGATGAGGCCGCGCGGAGCCTCGTCGGCGGCACGCTTCACGGCGCAGAACGGATCGAGCAGGGCGAGGCAACACGCGTGCTCCAACTCGGTGGCGGACTGCACCATGCGCAGGAAAAGCTTGCCAGCGGCTTTTGCGTTTATAACGACCTCTCCGTCGCCATCCAGCACCTTCGCGATGCCGGCCGGCGCGTGGCATACCTCGACATCGACGTGCACCACGGCGACGGAGTCCAGGCGCTGCACTACGATGACCCGAATGTGCTCACGATCAGCCTGCATGAATCGGGCCGGTACCTCTTTCCCGGCACCGGCACAGTCCACGAAATCGGAAAAGGTGCCGGCGAAGGGACGTCGCTGAATGTCCCGCTCGAACCGTTCACGGAGGCGGATAGCTACCTCGATGTTTTTGAGCGCGTGGTCCCATACGCCATCGAGAATTTCATGCCGGAGGTGATGGTCGTGCAGTGCGGAGCAGACGCTCACTTCTCTGACCCGCTGGCCGATCTCCTCCTCGACACCCACGTCTACGAGACACTGTTCGATCACATCTTCGACCTGGCCGACGATCACTGCAACGGTCGGCTCCTCCTTACACTGGGCGGCGGGTACCAGATGGACGCGACCGTTCGAATCTGGACGCTCCTCGCGCTAAAAGCGACCGGTCATCCGATTCCGGACGCGCTCCCGGACGCCTGGCTTGCAAACTGGAAAGAGCGCCTCGGAGAAGATCTGACGCCCACGCTCCACGACGCTCCCGACAAGACCTTCGACATTCCACGGAAGGAAACCATTTACCAGCAGAATCAGCGCGTTAGCAAGCGCGTCCTGGAACTACTCGCGCCCCTGTGGTACTGACACCGTTCTCGTTTACACGCCGGGACGCTGGCTCGTTGACCGTCGAATCGCTGCCACGGTACGCGCAAACCTTCACACGTCGACACTTTCACACGTCTATACCTAGCCCCCATGCCTGAACTGATCGGTTCCCCCTCCGTCGTCGAGTCCGCAGGAACGAAACCCAAGCGCATCGAGGAATACGTCGGTCGCATCAACACGGGACATGAATCTGTGAGCGTCGCTCGTATGACATCGCCGGGTGGGTGGGAAGAACCCGGACAACGCCCGGAGTTCGACGAGGTGACGCTCGTGCTCTCTGGGCGAGTTCGAGTCGAGCACGAAGACGGTGTGCTCGATGTCACAGCCGGACAGGCCGTTCTAACGCGGGCGGGCGAGTGGATACGCTACAGCACGCCGGACGAGGGAGGCGCAGAGTACGTCGCGATCTGTCTGCCCGCATTCAGTCCGGATACCGTGAACCGGGACGACGACTGATTTCTGTGACGCCCGCTACCAGGACGTGCTCGTGTCTCCACCGCGATCGCGCTCGGGGGCGTCGGACCTCGGGCGCGATGAGGCATCCCCCCCATTGAGAACCTCAATCTCTACGTCGGTGACGCCGGCCGTCACAAGATCGATCTGACGCGCGGCCGACTTCGAGAGGTCGATGATGCGGCCGCGCTTAAAGGGTCCACGATCGTTGATCCGCACGGTAACCTGCTTTCCATTGTCGAGCCGTGTCACGCGGACGCGCGTTCCGAAGGGAAGCGTGCGATGAGCAGCCGTGAGCTTCCGGTGCGTGTACACTTCGCCGCTAGCCGTTTGGCGACCGACGAACTTATCGGCGTAGTAGCTGGCCTCACCACGGTCCGTCATGCCGCGTGGTGCGTCTGCGGTCGGGGAGGTCGTCCCCGTGGCACAGGCGACCATGAGCCCGAGGCAAATGATCACAGTAAAAAGGGGGGCGCGTCGGTGCATCGCGGTACAGAAAAGATGAAGGGGGCTTCCCGAATCATTAGGGAGTGCAAATCAGAAAATGACGGCCGTCCAACCAATCTCGCGAGGCCGAGGTTCTCCAGACGACGCGTCTACCCGGCAGGCCGCTGGATATTCTGATGGCTGCCTGATTCGATCCAGGATACACTATGCATCAATCGATTCCAAAAGTCGGGACACGAAGCCTCCGTTTTCGTGATCACTCTCCCAGTCGCGGAGCAAATCGATGCTTTTGCTCCGCCCTACGCCCCCAACGACACGAGGATGCACGCTGTCCGGTCCTCGATTCGGCGTGCACCGGCCCACGGCACCATTTTCCGGGGCCTCAACCGCGTACACAATCGCATCGACTCCGAGTTCAAGCGCAGCACCGAAGCACATGGCGCACGGCTCCATCGTTGTGACGAGCACGAGTCCGTCTTGTGACTTGAGGTCATGCCTGGGAAACGCGTCGGCGATCGCCTCCATCTCCGCATGTGCCGTCGGCCGGCCCGTGCTTCTCGCCACGTTGTATCCCTGCCCGAGGACATCGCCATCACCGGACACAACGGTGCTACCGATCGGGATTTCGTTCGTCTCCAGCCCCTTCGATGCTTCTTTGAGGGCGTCGTCCATGAGCGCATTCAAACGATCGGGGGTAAACGCGAACGTTTGGGGGCCGCATCGGGCCAGCGCCTCCTCAAGATCGTCCGCGAGAACTCGTGCGGTGTCGTATCGCCCGCGCGCTCCACTCTGTTGCAACGACTCGGCGGCACTTTCTTTGGCTACAGCAAGGACCGTTGCCCCGGCCTCGACGGACGCGAAAGCCGCCCACGGTGTCGACACGACCGTTGCCGACTGCGCGGGATGTGCCCCGGCCCGATCCGCGACCGCCTGAATCCGCTCCTGGGGAGATTCGCCGGCTGAAGAAGGCACGATGTCCACGCCAGTCGGCACCTCAATCCCAGCCTTAACGATCGCATCCTCCACATCGCCTGCACCGCGCAGGTCCGTAACGATAACCCGAACCTCGGCATCCACGGCGCGACGCATCAGTGCAGACGCCCCGACGCCAGCACGACCCGTTGCACGATGTAGGAGAGGTCCGAAGGCATCGATGAGAAGAACGTCTACGGACATAAGTTAACAGGTTATCTTCGTGTAGAAGAATGATCACAAAAGGGAGCGGACCGATCAGGGACGACTCCGGTACGCAAAAACTACGGCACCGGACGCCAACCCGGTCGTGTACGAAAGCGGACGTGCCGCCCCACCCGCTATCCTCTCTTACGTCGACTTCGCGTGAGCCTTTACCGGACGCTGATCCACGCCGACTTCGTTATCGCGGTGATATTGCTGGTGCTGATTCCTCTCGGCCTCCTGGGCGCGAGTTGGAGGACACCATCTGTGCGCGACCGCATGCTCGTTTATTGGCGGGCATCGGCCCTGCTGGGTATTACGGTCTACCTCTGGATTGGAGAAGTTCAGTTGGGCTTTGTCACGGGCTGGCTCGCACGCGCCATCATTCCTCTCGCACTCTGGCGCGGGGACGCGCTCACGATCCTCCGCGGCCGAACACTCCTGCCGGAAACGCGCATAGAGGAAGCGTACCGAGACTGGCAACGAATCGCTATGGGCTACAGCATCGCCGGCTTGATCTACATGTTGCCTCTTCTCCTGTGCGCGTTTGGATCAGACGCCTCAGAAATGTGCCGTGCATGGTACGTGCCACCAAAGACCTTCGCGAGCTGGCTTCATCCAAATATCGAACCGATCTGGCTTGGACGCTATGGACGCGTTGCACTGGGCGTTTATGCTGCCTACCTCATCGCCAGCGCTTACCGCCTGCGCCGATAGATTGAGCTTTTAGTTGGCCTCCCCGTTCAGATCGTATTCGGCAATGAGACGCTCGAGGATCACTTCGGACGTTCGACTGACGATGTCGTAGACGTTTTTGAAGCCCTCGTCTCCACCGTAATACGGATCGGGCACCTGGTAATCCCCCGGATTCGGATCGAACTCGCGGAAGAGCCGCACTTTGCCGCTGTGGCGATCCTCTTCGTCGAAATAGAGCACGTCGTTCAGGTTGCTCTTATCCATCACGAAGACGTGATCGTAGGCCTCCAGGTCAGCAGCCTGAAACTGCTGGGCACGATGGTCTTCGAGGGAGTGACCGAATTCGTCTGCCGTTTGTCGCATGCGCGAGTCTGCACCCTCGCCGACATGCCAGTCGCCGGTGCCGGAAGACTCGATGTCGAACTTTTCTTTAAGGCCCTTCTCTTCCACCTTGTCACGAAAAACCACCTCGGCGAGTGGGCTTCGGCAGATGTTGCCGAGACAAACGAACTGGATGCGAATGAGATCGGACATGCGTATGCAGCGCTGTGAATGAGATGGGACGTGGGGGCTCCGTTTCGTCGTTGAGCCGAAGAGAACCGACACAACCACGGACATGCCAAACGCGAAAGGAAAGACCGTGTGCCCGGTCGCAGCCCAAGGTCCGCGTGAGATCCAATGAAAGGCAGTGACTGTAGAGCAGGAGGAACGCCCGAAAACCGAAAACCCGTATCGTTTAGCATTTGTTGGTCCGTTGCGAACGCCTTCATTCGACTCCGTCTCCGAAACGTCACGCCAACACCAACATTCCACGGACGACGGTTCGAGACCTACGTCGCGCACAGTTT
The nucleotide sequence above comes from Longibacter salinarum. Encoded proteins:
- a CDS encoding cupin domain-containing protein — its product is MPELIGSPSVVESAGTKPKRIEEYVGRINTGHESVSVARMTSPGGWEEPGQRPEFDEVTLVLSGRVRVEHEDGVLDVTAGQAVLTRAGEWIRYSTPDEGGAEYVAICLPAFSPDTVNRDDD
- a CDS encoding DUF3177 family protein gives rise to the protein MSLYRTLIHADFVIAVILLVLIPLGLLGASWRTPSVRDRMLVYWRASALLGITVYLWIGEVQLGFVTGWLARAIIPLALWRGDALTILRGRTLLPETRIEEAYRDWQRIAMGYSIAGLIYMLPLLLCAFGSDASEMCRAWYVPPKTFASWLHPNIEPIWLGRYGRVALGVYAAYLIASAYRLRR
- a CDS encoding nucleoside deaminase, translating into MSVDVLLIDAFGPLLHRATGRAGVGASALMRRAVDAEVRVIVTDLRGAGDVEDAIVKAGIEVPTGVDIVPSSAGESPQERIQAVADRAGAHPAQSATVVSTPWAAFASVEAGATVLAVAKESAAESLQQSGARGRYDTARVLADDLEEALARCGPQTFAFTPDRLNALMDDALKEASKGLETNEIPIGSTVVSGDGDVLGQGYNVARSTGRPTAHAEMEAIADAFPRHDLKSQDGLVLVTTMEPCAMCFGAALELGVDAIVYAVEAPENGAVGRCTPNRGPDSVHPRVVGGVGRSKSIDLLRDWESDHENGGFVSRLLESIDA
- a CDS encoding acetoin utilization protein AcuC, with translation MSTTVLSSPRYRDYDFGPEHPFSPVRLEMLMDLLEHLDVDLDMVEPPLASTDDILTVHAEKFVRQVEAASGGTPGAAMSRYGLGTADVPIFDGMDEAARSLVGGTLHGAERIEQGEATRVLQLGGGLHHAQEKLASGFCVYNDLSVAIQHLRDAGRRVAYLDIDVHHGDGVQALHYDDPNVLTISLHESGRYLFPGTGTVHEIGKGAGEGTSLNVPLEPFTEADSYLDVFERVVPYAIENFMPEVMVVQCGADAHFSDPLADLLLDTHVYETLFDHIFDLADDHCNGRLLLTLGGGYQMDATVRIWTLLALKATGHPIPDALPDAWLANWKERLGEDLTPTLHDAPDKTFDIPRKETIYQQNQRVSKRVLELLAPLWY
- a CDS encoding low molecular weight protein-tyrosine-phosphatase, translating into MSDLIRIQFVCLGNICRSPLAEVVFRDKVEEKGLKEKFDIESSGTGDWHVGEGADSRMRQTADEFGHSLEDHRAQQFQAADLEAYDHVFVMDKSNLNDVLYFDEEDRHSGKVRLFREFDPNPGDYQVPDPYYGGDEGFKNVYDIVSRTSEVILERLIAEYDLNGEAN
- a CDS encoding septal ring lytic transglycosylase RlpA family protein, producing MHRRAPLFTVIICLGLMVACATGTTSPTADAPRGMTDRGEASYYADKFVGRQTASGEVYTHRKLTAAHRTLPFGTRVRVTRLDNGKQVTVRINDRGPFKRGRIIDLSKSAARQIDLVTAGVTDVEIEVLNGGDASSRPRSDAPERDRGGDTSTSW